In Elusimicrobiota bacterium, one DNA window encodes the following:
- a CDS encoding SurA N-terminal domain-containing protein — protein MKWFHKRQKQIYLLIAGVLILGSFAGFGGYFLTGSPLDAAVVVGQRKIPYKRFQAIYERALEQQRAQGGSPTDQQRDMLKREMVQALVQESIFLDEADRYGVVVTDQELAQMIQSVPEFQTQGRFDPSRYQQVLAQMRLSIPDFEDEQRRQVRIQKTQFLMASGVKITPREFDRAIRQALAEAKPEDRKKILENPDALRQQWRGRQIQASLQEWYNAVSPQMKVRVQIDKLEGKSPVG, from the coding sequence GTGAAGTGGTTCCATAAAAGACAAAAACAAATCTATTTATTGATCGCCGGGGTGCTCATTCTGGGCTCCTTCGCGGGCTTCGGTGGCTATTTTCTCACCGGTTCCCCCCTGGACGCGGCGGTCGTCGTGGGCCAGCGCAAAATCCCCTATAAACGCTTCCAAGCCATTTACGAGCGGGCCTTGGAACAACAGCGAGCCCAGGGCGGTTCGCCCACGGACCAGCAACGGGATATGCTGAAGCGGGAAATGGTGCAGGCGCTGGTTCAGGAATCGATTTTCTTGGATGAGGCGGACCGTTACGGGGTGGTGGTCACCGACCAGGAATTGGCCCAGATGATTCAATCCGTACCGGAATTTCAAACCCAGGGGCGCTTCGACCCGTCGCGCTACCAGCAGGTGTTGGCCCAAATGCGTCTGTCGATTCCCGACTTCGAGGACGAGCAGCGCCGCCAGGTGCGGATTCAGAAAACCCAATTTCTGATGGCTTCGGGCGTCAAGATCACGCCCCGGGAGTTCGACCGGGCGATTCGCCAAGCCCTGGCCGAGGCCAAACCCGAAGACCGCAAAAAGATTTTGGAGAACCCGGACGCCCTCCGCCAACAATGGCGCGGCCGGCAAATTCAGGCCTCCCTTCAGGAGTGGTACAACGCGGTCAGCCCCCAAATGAAAGTCCGCGTTCAAATCGACAAACTCGAAGGAAAATCCCCCGTCGGATAA
- the maf gene encoding septum formation protein Maf — protein MPVNPRGSRRRAPRSPTLPGRVPLVLASASPRRRRLLSAGPWKIRVRPSGAVEPPRRRGERADRYVRRLALLKARAVAREIPEGLVLGADTVVVFRGKIFGKPASPGHARRMLEALSGRWHRVYTGLALVARPGRRAWQGVWRTEVKVRRLDRAAIARHSHRHLDKAGAYAAQARGNPFVEKHRGPFDNVVGLPMAGVRELLGKARAAGRRPAKR, from the coding sequence GTGCCCGTTAACCCCCGCGGTTCCCGCCGCAGGGCCCCCCGCTCCCCGACGCTTCCCGGCCGCGTTCCGCTCGTTTTAGCGTCCGCGTCGCCCCGGCGCCGCCGACTTTTGTCGGCGGGTCCCTGGAAAATTCGGGTGCGCCCCAGCGGAGCGGTGGAGCCTCCGCGGCGGCGCGGGGAACGGGCGGACCGTTACGTCCGGCGGCTGGCTCTGTTGAAGGCCCGGGCGGTGGCCCGGGAAATTCCCGAAGGCTTGGTTTTGGGGGCCGACACGGTGGTGGTGTTTCGGGGAAAAATATTCGGAAAGCCGGCCTCCCCCGGCCACGCGCGCCGGATGTTGGAGGCGCTCTCGGGACGCTGGCATCGTGTCTACACCGGATTGGCGCTGGTGGCGCGGCCGGGACGGCGCGCCTGGCAGGGGGTGTGGCGGACGGAGGTTAAAGTGCGGCGGCTCGACCGGGCCGCCATCGCCCGACACTCCCACCGCCATTTGGACAAAGCGGGGGCCTACGCGGCCCAGGCCCGGGGGAATCCCTTTGTGGAGAAACACCGGGGGCCCTTCGATAACGTGGTGGGACTGCCGATGGCGGGGGTGCGGGAGCTGCTGGGGAAAGCGCGCGCGGCGGGCCGCCGGCCCGCAAAGCGGTAA
- a CDS encoding divalent-cation tolerance protein CutA: MKTVVLLVSAPNARTARRLAEALVEERLAACVTDVPGAVSVYRWKGKVERTSEHLLLIKTRRPRLTDLVRRIKTLHPDDVPEILALPVVGGNSDYLDWLRTSTASPPRSRAR, encoded by the coding sequence GTGAAAACGGTTGTCCTCTTGGTGTCGGCGCCGAACGCCCGCACCGCCCGCCGCCTGGCCGAGGCGCTGGTCGAAGAACGGCTGGCGGCCTGCGTAACCGATGTTCCCGGGGCCGTTTCCGTTTACCGTTGGAAGGGAAAAGTGGAACGGACGTCGGAACATTTGCTTTTAATCAAAACCCGTCGGCCCCGCCTAACGGATCTGGTCCGGCGAATTAAAACCCTTCACCCCGACGACGTGCCCGAAATCCTGGCCCTGCCGGTGGTCGGGGGAAATTCGGATTATCTGGATTGGCTTCGAACTTCCACCGCGTCCCCGCCCCGTTCCCGTGCCCGTTAA
- a CDS encoding GAF domain-containing protein, with protein sequence MAKGARDVYFDTVKALERRAAALEHIALFARSSAKLESVLSEILESVMELVGADAGTVFLANPATGQFDFAAARWVSLSPAESADREKALKASPVKLNEGVVGQVFQNREPVTVPDVTKSAVFRKDVADAARYEIRNLLAVPLQLDETPLGVLELFNKTPKGVFASSDLELAVSLAHLTALVIDLHRQRAAVAKSVPAPAPKAVEPEAPKPNPAAAAELQEARRAVRDAQAQLDETRKLLDAALQVQDQNTRRVKDLGDENERLKAMAEAATPPQQMTRLLKSVEPFAFTLSADRVLKNFMELAARLVNAQAVQVFLWDARTERLALAASTAVAAGKGVSLAFKKGEGIAGAVAESLEILRVTDVTKEDRFSKTIDEAPGILTRTLLVAPLAAQGRLLGVIELINKRNSGSFLEEDVVGLGGLALMGSAALEKTLLHRDLLDAHRSVLGLVADLIETRTALDQGRHERIRALSHVLAETLGFREQELRELEWAALLFNIGLATLPAELITKKADLTAAERDALSKVSRVSAAVLNPVPALSEAARLVKHVTERWDGLGDPDRLSAGEIPYGSRVLAVVDAFDALTNGGGGRKVLPPDVALKELESGAGKLFDPACVESFARLYKSGRLKNALNRPK encoded by the coding sequence GTGGCTAAGGGCGCTCGGGACGTTTATTTCGACACCGTCAAAGCCCTCGAACGCCGGGCCGCGGCCTTGGAGCACATCGCCCTTTTTGCCCGGTCCTCGGCCAAACTCGAATCGGTGCTTTCGGAGATTTTGGAGAGCGTCATGGAGTTGGTCGGGGCCGACGCGGGCACCGTTTTCCTGGCGAACCCCGCCACCGGACAGTTTGATTTCGCCGCGGCCCGCTGGGTTTCTCTCTCTCCCGCGGAATCGGCCGATCGCGAAAAAGCCTTGAAAGCCTCGCCCGTCAAGTTGAACGAGGGCGTTGTGGGGCAGGTGTTTCAAAACCGGGAACCGGTGACGGTTCCCGACGTGACCAAGAGCGCCGTGTTCCGCAAAGACGTGGCCGACGCGGCCCGCTACGAAATACGAAATCTCCTGGCCGTGCCCCTCCAATTGGACGAAACACCCCTCGGCGTCCTGGAACTCTTCAACAAAACTCCCAAAGGCGTGTTCGCCTCCAGCGATTTGGAATTGGCCGTGTCGTTGGCCCACTTGACGGCCCTGGTGATTGATCTTCACCGTCAACGGGCGGCGGTGGCGAAAAGCGTTCCCGCCCCGGCGCCGAAGGCGGTCGAACCCGAGGCGCCCAAGCCCAATCCGGCCGCGGCGGCCGAACTTCAAGAAGCCCGGCGGGCGGTCCGGGACGCCCAGGCCCAACTGGACGAAACCCGCAAACTGCTGGACGCGGCCCTCCAGGTGCAGGATCAAAACACGCGCCGCGTGAAGGACCTGGGCGACGAGAACGAACGCCTGAAAGCCATGGCCGAGGCGGCCACGCCGCCGCAGCAAATGACCCGGCTCCTCAAATCCGTCGAGCCCTTCGCCTTCACCTTGTCGGCGGACCGGGTGCTGAAGAATTTCATGGAGTTGGCGGCCCGTCTGGTGAACGCCCAGGCGGTGCAGGTGTTCTTGTGGGACGCTCGGACGGAGCGGTTGGCCCTGGCCGCCTCCACCGCGGTGGCGGCCGGCAAAGGCGTTTCCCTGGCTTTCAAGAAGGGCGAAGGGATCGCCGGCGCCGTGGCCGAAAGTTTGGAAATTCTTCGCGTCACGGACGTCACCAAGGAAGACCGTTTTTCGAAAACCATTGACGAGGCCCCGGGAATTCTGACCCGAACGCTCTTGGTCGCCCCTTTGGCCGCTCAAGGCCGACTGTTGGGCGTCATTGAATTGATAAATAAAAGGAACAGCGGTTCGTTTTTGGAGGAGGACGTGGTCGGCCTGGGCGGTTTGGCTCTCATGGGGTCCGCCGCTCTGGAAAAAACCCTCCTGCATCGGGATTTGTTGGACGCCCACCGGTCCGTGCTGGGACTGGTCGCCGATTTGATCGAAACCCGGACGGCCCTGGACCAAGGCCGACACGAGCGGATCCGCGCCCTTTCCCACGTTCTCGCCGAAACCTTGGGTTTTCGGGAACAGGAATTGCGGGAACTGGAATGGGCGGCCTTGCTTTTTAACATCGGCTTGGCCACTTTGCCGGCGGAGCTGATCACGAAAAAAGCCGATCTCACGGCGGCGGAACGGGACGCCCTGTCCAAAGTATCCCGGGTGAGCGCGGCGGTCCTCAACCCCGTTCCGGCCCTGTCCGAGGCGGCGCGCCTGGTGAAGCACGTGACCGAACGGTGGGACGGCTTGGGCGATCCGGACCGATTGTCCGCGGGGGAGATACCCTACGGATCCCGGGTACTGGCCGTGGTGGATGCTTTTGACGCCCTGACCAACGGCGGTGGGGGCCGAAAAGTGCTGCCGCCCGACGTCGCCTTGAAGGAACTCGAGAGCGGCGCCGGCAAATTATTCGATCCCGCCTGCGTGGAATCCTTCGCCCGGCTTTACAAATCGGGCCGCCTCAAGAACGCGCTCAACCGCCCGAAGTGA
- a CDS encoding gamma carbonic anhydrase family protein has product MIRALGLDTPVVHPTAYVDPAATVIGRVRIGPHASVWPGAVLRGDIEPIVLGESTNVQDNAVIHTDHGVPTVLGNGITVGHGAILHSCTVEDDALIGMGAIVLGRAVVQKGALVGAGALVPPGAHVDAGRLALGSPARTVRKLTDGEAREIRENARRYVALAERYARSPRRRPARKK; this is encoded by the coding sequence GTGATCCGCGCCCTGGGTCTCGACACGCCCGTCGTTCACCCCACCGCCTACGTGGATCCGGCGGCCACCGTGATCGGCCGGGTGCGCATCGGTCCCCACGCCTCCGTTTGGCCGGGCGCTGTGCTCCGGGGCGACATCGAGCCCATCGTCCTGGGCGAAAGCACGAACGTCCAAGACAACGCGGTGATTCACACCGACCACGGCGTCCCGACCGTTTTGGGAAACGGCATCACCGTCGGCCACGGGGCGATCCTGCACTCCTGCACCGTCGAAGACGACGCGTTGATCGGCATGGGCGCGATCGTCCTGGGCCGGGCCGTCGTTCAAAAAGGCGCCCTGGTGGGCGCCGGGGCCCTGGTCCCGCCGGGGGCCCACGTGGACGCGGGCCGCTTGGCCCTCGGATCCCCCGCGCGCACGGTCCGCAAGCTCACCGACGGCGAGGCCCGGGAAATTCGCGAAAACGCCCGCCGGTACGTCGCTTTGGCCGAACGTTACGCCCGGTCCCCCCGACGACGCCCCGCCCGAAAAAAATAA
- the argF gene encoding ornithine carbamoyltransferase, translated as MTNLKHDLLSMAELSARDIDGLLTEARRLKARRRPDRRLAGKTLGMIFEKPSTRTSVSFAVAMVELGGHALTLDARNLQIGRGETMADTARTLSRYLSGLLMRANRHVDVEELARHADIPVINGLTDKEHPCQVLADLQTALEAFRLKKTGDLRRLRFAYVGDGNNMTHSWMLAAGVLGLQFVAATPAGYAPDAAVQQKAAELSRASGGSVDLTRDPAAAVRGADVVYTDVWTSMGQETEAEKRRTVFRPYQINDQLLSLAAPRAVVMHCLPAHRGEEITAAVLEGPRSVVFDQAENRLHVQKAVLLHCLGGGRAR; from the coding sequence ATGACCAACCTCAAACACGATTTACTTTCCATGGCCGAACTTTCCGCCCGGGACATCGACGGGCTGTTGACCGAGGCCCGACGCCTCAAGGCCCGGCGTCGCCCCGACCGGCGACTCGCCGGGAAAACCCTGGGCATGATTTTTGAGAAACCGTCGACGCGCACCTCCGTGTCTTTCGCGGTCGCCATGGTGGAATTGGGCGGCCACGCCCTGACGCTGGACGCGCGCAATTTGCAAATCGGCCGGGGGGAAACCATGGCCGACACGGCCCGCACCCTGTCCCGCTATCTGTCCGGTCTCCTGATGCGGGCCAACCGCCACGTCGACGTGGAAGAATTGGCGCGCCACGCCGACATCCCGGTCATCAACGGCCTGACCGACAAAGAGCACCCCTGCCAGGTGCTGGCGGACCTTCAAACGGCCCTGGAAGCCTTCCGGCTCAAAAAGACCGGCGATCTGCGTCGACTCCGGTTCGCCTACGTGGGCGACGGCAACAACATGACCCATTCCTGGATGCTCGCGGCCGGCGTTCTGGGCCTCCAATTTGTCGCGGCGACGCCCGCCGGTTACGCCCCCGACGCCGCGGTGCAGCAAAAGGCGGCCGAATTGTCCCGCGCCTCCGGCGGGTCGGTGGACCTGACCCGGGATCCCGCCGCCGCGGTTCGCGGCGCCGACGTGGTCTACACCGACGTGTGGACCTCCATGGGGCAGGAAACCGAGGCCGAAAAAAGGCGTACGGTCTTCCGCCCCTATCAAATCAACGATCAACTGCTTTCCCTGGCCGCTCCGCGAGCCGTGGTGATGCATTGCCTGCCCGCGCATCGCGGCGAGGAAATCACGGCCGCCGTTTTGGAAGGACCCCGGTCCGTGGTCTTCGACCAGGCGGAGAACCGGTTGCACGTGCAAAAAGCCGTCTTGCTTCACTGTCTGGGCGGCGGACGGGCCCGGTGA
- a CDS encoding PD40 domain-containing protein has product MKRWALLFLFALPVGGRAADSLYLELSSRGEKTDLGLMDVTAEPGSPAAGKDFSDTLKRDLEFTGLFTLIEGGPVGEGSTVNLEGWSRLGAEVVAGGRLTGGGFGRPTFEGTLRDVGTGKTLLAKSLPQDEDGRRTAHRWADEIIKYFTGQAGVASTRIVFANDATGKKEICAVDYDGSHFERLTNDRSIALFPKFSPDGEWIVFTSYKNGGPEIHVMRSNGKDRRVVCRYDGLNSAAAWTPDGKSLIATLSLGREPNLHQVDLEGRVIKTLTNSSAADTAPTLSPDGLRLAFTSDRPGPPQIYAMDTSGANLQRLTTEGQCDSPGWSPLGHLLAFTMSLKGNYDIYTLEVATGRSTRLTFGEGNNENAAWSPNGRHLVFTSSRRGRPELWVMNADGSNPRRLSNIPGRSFSPDWGR; this is encoded by the coding sequence ATGAAGCGTTGGGCCCTCCTGTTCCTTTTCGCGTTGCCCGTCGGCGGTCGAGCCGCCGACTCCCTCTACCTGGAACTTTCCAGCCGGGGCGAAAAAACGGACTTGGGACTCATGGACGTCACCGCCGAGCCGGGCTCCCCGGCCGCGGGCAAGGATTTTTCCGACACCCTGAAACGGGACCTGGAATTCACCGGACTTTTCACTTTAATTGAAGGCGGCCCCGTCGGCGAAGGGTCGACCGTGAATTTGGAAGGTTGGTCGCGCCTGGGCGCCGAGGTCGTGGCGGGCGGCCGGCTCACGGGCGGCGGCTTCGGTCGCCCGACCTTCGAAGGAACGCTTCGGGACGTCGGCACCGGAAAAACGCTTCTGGCCAAATCCCTGCCCCAGGACGAGGACGGCCGTCGCACCGCCCACCGGTGGGCGGACGAAATCATCAAATATTTCACCGGCCAAGCCGGCGTCGCTTCCACCCGCATCGTTTTCGCCAACGACGCCACCGGCAAGAAGGAAATCTGCGCGGTCGATTACGACGGTTCCCATTTTGAACGCCTGACCAACGACCGCTCCATCGCCCTGTTCCCCAAATTTTCGCCGGACGGCGAATGGATCGTTTTCACCTCCTACAAAAACGGCGGGCCCGAAATCCACGTCATGCGGTCCAACGGCAAGGACCGCCGCGTGGTGTGCCGCTACGACGGGCTGAACAGCGCGGCCGCCTGGACCCCGGACGGGAAATCCCTGATCGCCACCCTGTCCCTGGGCCGGGAGCCCAATTTGCACCAAGTGGACTTGGAGGGCCGGGTGATCAAGACCCTCACGAACTCCTCCGCCGCGGACACGGCGCCCACGCTCTCCCCCGACGGGCTGCGCCTGGCTTTCACCTCGGACCGCCCGGGGCCGCCCCAGATTTACGCCATGGACACCAGCGGCGCGAACCTCCAGCGCCTGACCACCGAGGGGCAGTGCGATTCCCCCGGGTGGTCGCCCCTGGGCCACCTGCTGGCCTTCACCATGAGCCTGAAAGGCAACTACGACATTTACACCCTGGAGGTCGCCACCGGGCGTTCCACCCGGCTGACGTTCGGGGAAGGCAACAACGAAAACGCGGCCTGGTCGCCCAACGGCCGGCACCTGGTGTTCACCAGTTCCCGCCGTGGACGGCCCGAGCTCTGGGTGATGAACGCCGACGGGTCCAACCCCCGGCGATTGAGCAACATTCCGGGCCGTTCCTTTTCCCCCGACTGGGGCCGCTGA
- a CDS encoding tetratricopeptide repeat protein yields MTTHHGRFAALLFAFLPLGGCLATRQEMEDLRADIIRLQSALNAQQSAQGEFQTALKENQDALQGNQADVLAKMGDLNRNLDVVSAHLEESDDRMASLANRLDDLDKNITNRLDTVVKTLQGVKSLPAPSPSRLFTAAQSDYDHRRYDQALTTFQTYLDQYGDTERAPLAQYMIGEIHLAQNDLPDALAAYDAVLADHAKSPYVAAALVRKGQVLETQGQTADAIDVYESVTKTYPHRKESQTARQRLAALRSEEPKKTPAKPKPAAKPKPAPKAAPAAAPKAP; encoded by the coding sequence ATGACGACGCATCACGGTCGTTTTGCGGCGCTTCTTTTCGCTTTTCTGCCGTTGGGGGGCTGCTTGGCCACCCGGCAGGAAATGGAGGATCTGCGGGCCGACATCATTCGACTTCAGTCCGCCTTGAACGCCCAGCAAAGCGCCCAGGGGGAATTCCAGACCGCGTTGAAGGAAAACCAGGATGCCCTTCAGGGCAACCAGGCCGATGTGCTCGCCAAAATGGGCGACTTGAACCGCAACCTGGACGTGGTCTCGGCCCATCTGGAGGAAAGCGACGACCGCATGGCCTCCCTGGCCAATCGCTTGGACGATCTGGACAAAAACATCACCAACCGCCTGGACACGGTGGTGAAAACCCTGCAAGGCGTCAAATCCCTTCCCGCCCCGTCGCCCTCGCGTCTCTTCACCGCCGCCCAGAGCGACTACGACCATCGCCGCTACGACCAGGCGCTCACCACCTTCCAAACCTACTTGGACCAATACGGGGACACCGAGCGCGCGCCTTTGGCCCAGTACATGATCGGCGAAATCCACCTCGCCCAAAACGATCTTCCGGACGCTCTGGCGGCCTACGACGCGGTGCTGGCGGACCACGCCAAGAGCCCCTACGTGGCCGCGGCCCTGGTCCGCAAAGGCCAGGTTTTGGAAACCCAGGGTCAGACGGCCGACGCCATCGACGTGTATGAATCGGTGACGAAGACGTACCCCCACCGCAAGGAATCCCAAACGGCGCGTCAACGATTGGCCGCTCTGCGCAGCGAAGAACCCAAGAAAACCCCGGCCAAGCCCAAGCCCGCGGCGAAACCCAAGCCCGCGCCCAAGGCGGCCCCCGCCGCGGCCCCCAAGGCGCCCTAA
- a CDS encoding OmpA family protein, whose product MRAELSDNARASLKKNAAVLKTVLKASPGVKIRVEGHCDERGTLEYNLALGQSRANALQNYYASLGIPRALLSGISYGEERPVCTQSDEDCWRQNRRGETTLRAPAAVQIPLPK is encoded by the coding sequence ATGCGGGCCGAGTTGTCCGATAACGCCCGGGCGTCTCTCAAAAAGAACGCCGCCGTTTTGAAGACGGTCCTTAAAGCGTCCCCCGGGGTTAAAATCCGCGTCGAAGGCCATTGCGACGAGCGGGGAACCTTGGAATACAATCTGGCCCTCGGCCAAAGCCGGGCCAACGCCCTGCAGAATTATTACGCCTCCCTGGGCATTCCCCGGGCCCTCTTGAGCGGCATCTCCTACGGCGAAGAACGGCCCGTCTGCACCCAGTCGGACGAAGATTGCTGGCGCCAAAACCGCCGGGGCGAAACGACCCTCCGGGCCCCCGCCGCCGTCCAGATTCCCCTGCCGAAATGA
- a CDS encoding YggS family pyridoxal phosphate-dependent enzyme — protein sequence MFSPVDLFSLSTAHERVQERLRSAARRAGRRPEDIDLVAVTKNQPPERAAEAVRLGYRQLGESRVQEAAGKRTALADLGGPEVRWHLIGHLQSNKTRRAVELFDCVQSVDSLKLARLLNQEGERRAQPVSCLVEVKISDEPAKQGLPPGEIDRFLEEAARLSFLRIEGLMGVAPLGETPESARPSFRRLNALFERLQSHFLGGRPILSMGMSQDFEVAIEEGSTMIRVGTALFGPRPE from the coding sequence ATGTTCTCCCCGGTGGACCTTTTTTCGTTGTCGACCGCCCACGAGCGTGTTCAGGAACGCCTCCGAAGCGCCGCCCGCCGTGCCGGCCGGCGCCCGGAGGACATCGACCTTGTGGCCGTGACCAAGAATCAACCCCCCGAAAGGGCCGCCGAGGCCGTCCGGTTGGGCTACCGGCAATTGGGCGAGAGCCGGGTCCAGGAAGCGGCCGGCAAACGAACCGCCCTGGCGGATTTGGGCGGGCCCGAAGTCCGGTGGCACCTGATCGGCCATTTGCAGTCCAACAAAACCCGCCGGGCGGTGGAACTTTTTGATTGCGTGCAATCGGTGGACAGCCTGAAACTCGCGCGGCTTTTGAATCAGGAAGGCGAACGCCGGGCTCAACCCGTGTCCTGCCTGGTGGAAGTCAAGATCTCGGACGAACCCGCCAAACAGGGTCTTCCCCCCGGGGAGATCGACCGGTTTCTGGAAGAGGCCGCGCGACTGTCCTTTTTGCGCATTGAGGGCTTGATGGGCGTGGCGCCCCTGGGCGAAACCCCCGAATCCGCCCGCCCATCCTTTCGAAGATTGAACGCGCTGTTTGAGCGGCTCCAAAGTCATTTCCTCGGAGGGCGACCCATTCTTTCCATGGGCATGTCCCAGGATTTTGAGGTGGCCATTGAAGAAGGCAGCACGATGATCCGCGTGGGCACGGCGCTCTTCGGCCCCCGGCCCGAGTGA
- a CDS encoding pyrroline-5-carboxylate reductase, whose translation MGGGNMGGALVGGLLAARSRRAADIVVVEIDAARRRELKKKWGVGTTEDPRAAVQGADAVVLAVKPQQMNDLLGALAGAVRPSQVVVSVAAGVTTAAIENALGAVPVVRAMPNTPALIRAGAMVYCLGRSARAAHETRARKILSAVGPLWKVDEKDMDAVTALSGSGPAYVFYLAEAMAAAGAALGLAAPLAEALARQTVYGAGRLLAESSEAPGELRRKVTSPGGTTQAALEVLEAAGVKPIFEKALDAARRRSSELSSSARGPQAPKESNP comes from the coding sequence ATGGGCGGGGGCAACATGGGCGGGGCCCTCGTGGGCGGTCTTTTGGCCGCCCGAAGCCGCCGCGCCGCCGACATCGTCGTGGTTGAAATCGACGCCGCTCGCCGCCGGGAATTGAAGAAGAAGTGGGGCGTGGGAACCACCGAAGATCCGCGGGCCGCCGTTCAAGGGGCCGACGCCGTGGTTTTGGCGGTCAAGCCCCAGCAAATGAACGATCTTTTGGGCGCCTTGGCCGGCGCCGTCCGGCCGTCCCAGGTGGTGGTTTCGGTGGCGGCCGGCGTGACCACCGCGGCCATCGAAAACGCCCTCGGCGCGGTGCCCGTGGTGCGGGCCATGCCCAACACCCCGGCCTTGATTCGGGCGGGCGCCATGGTCTATTGCCTGGGCCGGTCCGCCCGGGCCGCCCACGAAACCCGGGCGCGAAAAATTTTGTCGGCCGTCGGTCCCCTTTGGAAGGTGGACGAGAAAGACATGGACGCGGTGACGGCCCTGTCGGGCTCCGGCCCCGCCTACGTTTTTTATCTGGCCGAAGCGATGGCCGCCGCCGGCGCGGCCCTGGGCCTGGCGGCCCCGCTGGCCGAGGCCCTGGCCCGGCAGACGGTGTACGGGGCGGGACGCCTCCTGGCGGAATCGTCGGAGGCCCCGGGCGAACTGCGCCGGAAAGTCACGAGCCCCGGCGGCACCACCCAGGCCGCCCTGGAGGTGCTCGAGGCGGCGGGCGTCAAACCCATTTTCGAGAAGGCCCTGGACGCGGCCCGACGGCGATCGAGCGAATTGTCGTCGTCGGCCCGCGGACCCCAGGCCCCAAAGGAGAGCAACCCATGA
- a CDS encoding YggU family protein, translating to MIIRVRVIPNAVRSEVVGRIGSTVRVKVAAPAIDGKANNELTTFLAEFFEVKNRGVKIVRGQNGKEKTVEISGRAEEELEEVMETIP from the coding sequence ATGATCATTCGTGTCCGAGTGATACCCAACGCGGTACGCAGCGAAGTGGTCGGGCGCATCGGTTCCACCGTCCGCGTCAAAGTGGCCGCCCCGGCCATCGACGGCAAAGCCAACAACGAGCTGACCACCTTCCTCGCCGAGTTCTTCGAGGTCAAAAACCGCGGGGTCAAGATCGTTCGCGGCCAAAACGGCAAAGAAAAAACCGTGGAGATTTCCGGCCGGGCGGAAGAAGAGCTCGAAGAAGTGATGGAGACCATTCCCTAA
- the mtnA gene encoding S-methyl-5-thioribose-1-phosphate isomerase, whose product MPLSPYRWSGRRLWILEQRDLPGRRRFFACRTAADVARAIRDMSVRGAPAIGNAAAFGLALAARERVFRRPGDLVRHLEKARALLAATRPTAVNLFWALERMARLWRTAPDARLPARLEREARAIHAEDLAGCRRIGAAGAGLLPRGAVVLTHCNAGALATAGHGTALGVIRSAHAAGKIKKVYVDETRPYLQGARLTAWELDREGIPYEILTDNMAGHILKTERVDAVVVGADRIAANGDTANKIGTYPLAVLARHHGVPFYVAAPFSTIDPNTATGRDIPIEERSVAEVTFFRGIPIAPRGARARHPGFDVTPADLVTALVTDRGVLRPPNRAGLRRLQKFSS is encoded by the coding sequence ATGCCCCTGTCCCCCTACCGCTGGTCCGGCCGGCGCCTGTGGATCCTGGAACAACGGGATCTGCCCGGCCGTCGGCGTTTCTTCGCCTGCCGCACCGCCGCGGACGTGGCCCGCGCCATCCGCGACATGTCCGTCCGGGGCGCTCCCGCCATCGGCAACGCCGCCGCCTTCGGCCTGGCCTTGGCCGCCCGGGAGCGCGTCTTCCGCCGCCCCGGCGACTTGGTCCGCCATCTTGAAAAGGCGCGCGCCCTTCTGGCCGCCACGCGCCCCACCGCTGTTAATTTATTCTGGGCCCTGGAACGCATGGCCCGCTTGTGGCGAACCGCCCCGGACGCCCGGCTCCCCGCGCGCCTCGAACGGGAGGCCCGGGCCATCCACGCGGAAGATTTGGCCGGCTGCCGGCGCATCGGCGCCGCGGGCGCCGGGCTCCTGCCCCGGGGCGCCGTCGTCCTCACCCACTGCAACGCCGGCGCGCTGGCCACCGCGGGCCACGGCACGGCGCTGGGCGTGATCCGGTCCGCCCACGCCGCCGGCAAAATAAAAAAAGTTTACGTCGATGAAACACGGCCCTACCTCCAAGGGGCGCGCCTCACGGCCTGGGAGCTCGACCGGGAAGGCATCCCCTACGAAATTTTGACCGACAACATGGCGGGCCACATCCTGAAAACCGAGCGGGTGGACGCCGTGGTGGTCGGCGCCGACCGCATCGCCGCCAACGGCGACACCGCCAACAAAATCGGCACCTACCCCCTGGCCGTGTTGGCCCGGCATCACGGGGTCCCTTTCTACGTGGCCGCGCCCTTTTCCACCATCGACCCGAACACCGCCACCGGCCGGGACATTCCCATCGAGGAACGGTCCGTGGCCGAAGTCACCTTCTTCCGTGGAATTCCCATCGCCCCCCGGGGCGCGCGGGCCCGCCACCCGGGGTTCGATGTCACCCCGGCGGATCTCGTAACCGCGCTGGTCACCGACCGGGGGGTCCTTCGACCACCCAATCGGGCGGGACTTCGCCGCCTTCAAAAATTCTCGTCATAA